From Ictalurus punctatus breed USDA103 chromosome 2, Coco_2.0, whole genome shotgun sequence:
CAGTAGCTAACTATGCTGACTAGTTAATGCTAACTGAAGCAGGAACTTGAGGTaaatgattgtgattgtgagtTTATAGAAAACGTTCGACAAAAGATTGTAGcgtatttaataaacaaactttTTTCAATATCTTCTAATCAGATCCATTAATTTTACATTCAAACTTTAGTGTGCCTGTATTTACTCGCATTTCTGTCCAACTGGGGGCTTTGACTGACCAATCAGGGGCCTCGTCTGTCCAGTCTGGAGCTTTACATCATCAGTCAGTGGCTAGTCACTAAAATCActgagtgtctctctctctgtctctctctctctctgtctgtctctatctttctctcagCGGTTGGCTGAAGCTCTGCTCCGGTTCGTCAGGACTCGTCTCCAGCCCAGCGTTCTCAGTGCGTGTTTGCGTACACTACGTATTCTCTCCCGTGACCGCCAGGCACTCGCGCCCTTCATCACTGACTTGGCCATCCTCACCCTCGCCTCCCTGGGTGGCATCAAAACCCCACCCCTTTCTCACCATgacaatgaggaggaggagaaggagataGGAGAAGAGACCGTGGACAGTGTCGCGTCAAATCCCGTCACCAACATGGACTTCCATGTCCATTTCATTGACGCTAACTCAGCAGCTCCTCATGTAAGCTCCGCCCCCTCACACACCCCACACTGTGTGAGCGAGGACATCACGGAGATGGAAAGAACTGACGACATCTACGGAGTGTTGACGAGAGGAAAGAGGGACGCCAGAGAGGAGGAAGACGAGGAGAGGAGTGAGTGGTGTGATGATGGAGAGGTGTGGAGGAAAGAAGCCATGAAGACACTCTGTAATATCATCTACAACAGCCAGAGGGCGCAAGAGAGGGCCAGTGCACtgaggtgagacacacacacacacacacacacacacacacacacacacacacacacacacacacacacacacacacacacacagcgcactTCATTACTAGGTTCTTGCacattctttattaaaaaattcttgTCCAGATTTTTCTTCAGCTTTATAGACTTCAGTTTTCTTGTTGATTTTAAAGATCGtcatcactgacactggagactccttccataaatgttacataaacgtctcctcaacATATCATTTATTGATTAgacatgtttttcattttacatcCGTTTATTAGCAGCGGAGAgtccgctgtacacgtccctgtgaatgagctgttactatggaaacgataacgtattagaacaagtgatttacagctgcactactgccagagctgctgttatagaaaattaatcaacaccttctgccCAAATGAAATGTAGATTAAAATaagaaatagaaaataaatgaaaataaaagcatgTGTGTATCCTTTGCTTTTGGTCTTTTCTGTCTTTTGCGTTCCTTTTCcccacttttttcccccagactcCTCCCAGGTCTTTCGGAAAAGCTGAAGGATGGCATTCGCTCCGTGTCGCCCCCCAGTGGTCAGTTCTATGAGCTGCGGCTGCTGTTCCTGTTGACGGCTTTAAGGCCTGAACTCAGACGACAGCTGCGGCAGGTGAGcacttcaagagagagtggtGAATATGTTACTCTTTTTTACCATGCACTTCCTCTGACACTTCCTGTTCTGCTTCCTACAGGAGCGTGGCGTGTCCATGCTGACGGCCGCTCTGGAGCAGTGTTTGGAAGTTCAGTGGGCTGACGTGTACGAGGTGGTGGCCTGGGACTCCGAGTCGCCCCCTGTCTGTAAGGAGGTCTCTCAGCGTGCCATTGAGATCCTGAAAGTCCTGTTTAACGTCACGTACAGCTCGCACACACAGCAACCTGATGAGGTCCAGCAGATTACTCACAGAAATCCGTACACTCTGCTAAGTCCACTTTCCACTGCAGTCAGTAAGAAGCAGTTAATTAAGCCTCAATGTCTCCCTGTTTATGCCCTCAGGAGGATGCAGCTCTGTATCGCCGCCTAGCTGCTGTACTGCGTCACTGCCTGCTGCTGCCCTGCCAAGGGGAAGAACTGACCGAGGAACTACAGgggtgagaaaacacacacataacacattaTACAACCATGTACTGGGCTGAAATTCTCTAATGAAGATTTAAGGGAATGTTGGGGCCTTAAGTGAACTTCCCCTCCCCTAGTTAGCagtaattattcattattatactTTAATGTACTCTAACACATCTCATAGTTTATAGCGATCCAATATACAGTACGCTACCAGTCTCTTTAATCATCACCTGCAACATCTCCTTAATCATCACCTGTAACCCCTCTTTAATCATCACCTGCAGCCCCTCTTTAATCATCACCTGTAACCCCTCTTTAATCATCACCTGTAACCTCTCTTTAATCATCACCTGTAACCTCTCTTTAATCATCACCTGTAACCCCTCTTTAATCATCACCTGTAACCCCTCTTTAATCATCACCTGTAACCTCTCTTTAATCATCACCTGCAACCCCTCTTTAATCATCACCTGCAGCCCCTCTTTAATCATCACCTGTAACCCCTCTTTAATCATCACCTGTAACCTCTCTTTAATCATCACCTGTAACCTCTCTTTAATCATCACCTGTAACCTCTCTTTAATCATCACCTGTAACCTCTCTTTAATCATCACCTGTAACCTCTCTTTAATCATCACCTGCAACCTCTCTTTAATCATCACCTGTAACCTCTCTTTAATCATCACCTGTAACCTCTCTTTAATCATCACCTGTAACCTCTCTTTAATCATCACCTGCAACCCCTCTTTAATCATCACCTGTAACCCCTCTTTAATCATCACCTGTAACCCCTCTTTAATCATCACCTGTAACCTCTCTTTAATCATCACCTGTAACCTCTCTTTAATCATCACCTGTAACCCCTCTTTAATCATCACCTGTAACCTCTCTTTAATCATCACCTGCAACCCCTCTTTAATCATCACCTGCAGCCCCTCTTTAATCATCACCTGTAACCCCTCTTTAATCATCACCTGTAACCCCTCTTTAATCATCACCTGTAACCTCTCTTTAATCATCACCTGCAACCCCTCTTTAATCATCACCTGTAACCCCTCTTTAATCATCACCTGTAACCTCTCTTTAATCATCACCTGTAACCTCTCTTTAATCATCACCTGCAACCCCTCTTTAATCATCACCTGTAACCCCTCTTTAATCATCACCTGTAACCCCTCTTTAATCATCACCTGTAACCTCTCTTTAATCATCACCTGTAACCCCTCTTTAATCATCACCTGTAACCCCTCTTTAATCATCACCTGTAACCCCTCTTTAATCATCACCTGTAACCCCTCTTTAATCATCACCTGTAACCTCTCTTTAATCATCACCTGTAACCTCTCTTTAATCATCACCTGTAACCCCTCTTTAATCATCACCTGTAACCTCTCTTTAATCATCACCTGCAGCCCCTCTTTAATCATCACCTGTAACCTCTCTTTAATCATCACCTGTAATGTCTGCTGTTACAGAATGTGAGAATCAAAGTTAGACCCATCTCATTAAACGTGATAGAAGCAGATAATACATGACCTTTTggttgacctctgacctttttTTCTGTCCCTGAAATCTGGACCCCCCCCCACAGGCAGACGGTGAATGTGTTGTCAGCACTCCCTCTGCAGTGTCTGGACGTCCTGCTCTCCGCTCGTCTCTCTGAGGGATCGAGGGAATCGGGCGGAGTCAACATGGACTGTGTCCACTCACTGCTATTGTTCATGGAGAGGAGACTGgacagagtaagagagagagagagagatttctgttttatttagcagttttacatcacaaaactgtagtggtttattaaataaaaaataaaatgaaaatctaGTAAAAGACAAACCTTTGGACTGTACTGTAGATGGACAGGCTGAATTTAAGAATCAGTGTTAGAAGATGGGAAATCCCTAAAATCCTTGTTTtgttatgtttattatatattattatatttaccttttattcatttaaaacccAGATATTTTCAATCAGATATTTTCAGTCATAACTGTAACCTCTGAGTCATCTCTGTCCCTCATAAATCTCACGTCTATAGTTTATcaagtgtgtagttgtgtacctgacgtgtgtgtgtgtgtgtctgtgtgtgtgtgtgtgtgtctgtgtgtctgtgtgtgcgtatgtgtgtgtgtgattattaaagGGTCATAAGCTGAAGGAGAGACTGACTCCGGTGCTGAACCTCCTGACTGAGAGCTGTAGGGCTCACAGAGAAACACGACACTACTTCAGACAGCAGGTGCCAAAACTTTATGCATACCAGACTGTTTACCTCACTGACTATCTGTATGTTCTACACAGTTAGTTATATTAGCATATATACAATCTATATTGAGCACTCATTTGTGTATACACTAATGTCATATAAATAGAAAaggcatatttatttatttatttatttatttatacactttaATCCccattttaaaaatccagaTTCCTTCAATATGGAAATTGAAAAAGTTCCCCAACCCAAATACCCTGCCCCCTTTTCCAttgtaaacagtttttttttagactgtatttgcatactggaacctgattggctcttatattttatgatgcagTAATGGCACATGTGCTTATGGATATGATtagttctgattggttaatatTGCAATACAGCCACTACGTTTATTTGCATAAACTCAATACTAACACAGATTTCCCATGTGATTAATTTTATCCtcgtttaaaaatgaaatacaaataaacaatgCTACAATAAACATTTTCCATATTTCACATCATCTGCACACTAAAGAACTGACTCTGAACAGGTTTaatcataaaacacattttatgacGTTGACATGAGTCGGGGTCCGAGTCGTCTGACCTTTCTGTGCTGTGGCTGGTCAGATTCTGCCGCCGCTGAGGGATGTGGCGCTGAGACCCGAGCAAGGAGACACGATCCGTAACAAATTGGTGAGACTGATGACGCACGTGGACACGGAGCTGAAACACTGTGCCGCTGAGCTACTGTTTGTGCTCTGCAAAGAAAACGGTAcagaaactcacacacacaggaagagcTTTAGCGTCGGCCATTTTGAGTcatttaaaaagataaaatagCAGAAGGACGATCAGTACAAATCCGATTATAAAACTACACGCAGTGTAGAATTCTGTCCTGTTCCTACAGTCCCACAGAACCGACGATTCCCTTCAGACATGTTTACGTGAAAGATACATTTCTCATATTCATACAGCCAAAGTCTCCTCATCGTATCACAATTCACTCCATACACTCGTAAAGATAAAGGTTCCACTTAGAACCAAAAAGGgttttttcagcctgatgccacaggacaaagaaccttttactctCAAATTATTTAGAGAGCCATTTATTTACTgctgctttaaagaacccacaaatggttcttcagagcagtgccACAGGGAACCATGTtataagttaaaataaaaaaaaaaccttagttagtgctttaagCAACCAAAGTAtggttcttaagagtgatgcctgccaggagaaccttctccagtcccacaaagaactTTAAAGGCTCACTTTAACCTGTTATAGGGtgataccttgaagaaccaatacacAGTTTTTAAGGAcctataatgaaacataaagaacttctttaatctccaaagaaccatataGCTCAACTCCAGAACCATATACAATGAAAAACGGTTCTTGACAAGAAGAGGATTCTTTGCAGATCctatggtgctgtaaagaacctttgaggaaccttcatttttaagagtgtagtgCATGTCTACATCAGTACAgggatgtattttattttatttatattgtctTCTGTTTAATTCTTCATGTCAATTTTCACGTTTAGCACTTCATCATGGTCCGTTTCTTATCTGATTTGATCTGATGGAGGACGTTCAGTTGTCCCTCTTGAATCATCATTACACCCTGCAACAGAAAGTTTTTCTGTTTCCCAAGAAAAGGTTCCAAACCGGTAACCTTTTAGGAAGCTAGGAACACTTGataattggcaccctgtccagggtgtaccccgccttgtgcccgatgctccctgggataggctccaggttgtgaccctgaaaaggataagcggtatagaagatggatggatgtatggatggatggatggatggatggcacacttgataatataaaaattcaCCAGCAAACCCATCACAAATGAAAGCTCCAGTCTGTGCTCGTCTATTTTTACAGAGTCCTCTTGAACTAGGACAAAAACAGTATTTAACAATTATTTAACGCAGGTGTATAATGACCTGGTTAGCTTGTTAATGCGTGAATTTACCTGGCAGTTCTGAACCTGAGATGATGTTGTTAATTGTTGATGTGTGTGGCAGTGGGATTCTGGATAGTACTGAGTTACAGTCATGACATGGAGGTGTGaagcaggttttttttcccctctgtttGATGGAAAagaacaggaatgtgtgtgtgatatcagCAGACGACTGAGTCTCCGAGTCCGAATAAAAATCTGAGTCTCACAAAGTGACCGATGTGAGAGATGGAAGTGATATAATGGACACTGAATGAGTGTACTGTCTGACTAataaccatgtgtgtgtgttgtgtgtgtgtgtgtatcagtgggCCGGTTCGTGAAGTACACTGGTTATGGCAATGCAGCAGGTTTGTTAGCAGCCCGAGGCCTCCTGAGCGGTCGCAGCTCGACTCCTCAGTCTAAGTACTCCAGCGACTCGGACTCGGACACGGAGGAGTACCGACAGGCCAGAGACAGGATCAACTTGGTGACGGGGCGAGTCGAGGAGCCGCAGCCCGACCCCATGGAGGGGATGagtgaggaggagaaggaggccGAAGCTGTGCGTCTTGTCGCCATGTTCAACAGACTCTCcaggtatgtatgtgtgtgtgtgtgtgtgtgtgtgtgtgtgtgtgtgtgtccctgggTGTGGTGCTCCTTTTCTTGTGCTTTCTGGTTGAGTCAGTGCAGTCTATTGCTCACGGTAACTGCTATTCACTCCCAGCTCCCTTCCTGCTACACCCAGCCCCACCTTGCCTTCCCCATGACTCTCCAGCTCTGCACTCAGCTCTCACCCCACTGACCCAAGTTCAAGCCCTGACCCTGACTACACATCACCACACTCCCTTCCCACACTCCCCAACTTCCACTACCCTTCAATAAATCCTGTTTAACCTTCAGTCCTTGGGTTTGTGGTCCTCATAACAGAACAATCTGGCTACCCTGTCCCATCAGGGCACTATCCTTAGTTAGCATGAACTACAGCTGTGTACACTCTCTGAGAGCCACCAGGCTATGGTGGCCCAGCTTGGGCTCCTCACGCAGTAACTCAACAGCGTCCTCCCCCAAATGGTCCAGCCTGCCTCCGTTGTCCAATCTGTCTCCTCTCACAGTCCACTATGGCACAAAGACCACATCCCAGGACCCGAGCCCTATGCAGGTGACCTAGGGAGATGAAGGTCCTCCTTCCTTCAGTGTTCCTTCATGTTTGCTCAGCATCATAATACCAATACCACCAATGAAGCCAGGGTAGCCTATATCACGAGGCTTCTTAGGGGAGATGCTCTAGCCTGGGCCACTGGCACATGGGATAGGCAGCCAGCTCTGTGgtcctctctcttttccttcacCACAGAACTATGGAAGTTTTTTGACCatcctgtctgagggaaggaggtcaCCAAGTGCCTGCTCCCTCCGCCAGGGGTCTTGCAGTGTGGTGAAGTATTCGGTGGAGTTCCATGTTCTGGCAGCCGAGTCTGGGTAGAGCTAGGAGGTGCTCCAGGAAGTATTTGTGAATGGACTCAACGAGCAGATGAAGGACAAACTTGCCATAAAAGACGAGTCAGACTCTCTCGATGTGCTGGATCTCCCTTGTTATCTGGCTGGATAAATCACATGTGATTGAGGTGCAGAGAGAGAGCTGGCTGGCCCCAGGCCCCTCAAGTCCCTCGTCTTCCTCCCTGTTTGTTCACCAACTCAgcccctgggcctcagcccctgggcctcagcccagTCCTCAAGTCCCTTCCAGTTCCCCTTTGTTTGGAGGAGAACCCATGCAGGTAGGCTTGGGCCTGGCTCACCCCTGCCAAACACGACCGCTGGTTCCAGGATGGTGCGTTCATATACTGTGGCCAATCAAACCACTTCATATCCACCTCTCCTTGGCCAAAAGAGCACCACCTCTCCTATCTCCCTGTCCTACTACAACATTCCAGCCACCCTGTGCCACAACCAGCTCTCCATTCCCCTACATGCGCTGGTCAACACAGGCACCGAAGACAGTTTCCTGTGTCTGCCGGTAGCTTCCCAATCTGGTCTCCCTTTGGAACAACTGGACCCCCTATGACTGTTAATGCGCTGTATGGGAGATTCTTGGCCCAGGTCACCCATCGCACTGTTCCACTGCTCCTGGTTCTCTTGGGAAACTACCGCGAGCAGGACTGTTTTAATGTCATCTCCTCCCCACATACTCCCCTAGTTTTGGACCACTCCTGGTTAACTAAACACAACCCCCAGATAGACTGATTGGCTGGTTGGGTTGTCAACTGGAGCCTCGTCTGCCTCTCTTCATGTCTGAAATGAACTCTTCCACCCATTACATCCACAACAGCACCTCTGACCCTAAGCCCTCCAAATCTCTCATCCATACCCCCCTAGTATCATGACCTGGGAGAGGTCTTCATCAAGGACCGGGCTCTCTCACTACCACCTCACCTCCTGTATGACTGCGCCATCAGCTTGCTTCCCTCTCCCGTCCTGAGAGAGAGGCCATGGAAAAATACATTAATGACTCCCTCATTGCTGGTATCATCTGACTTTCTTCCTCCCCCCTGGGAGCCAGCTTCTTCTTCATGGCCAAGAAGGGCAAAACCATCCATCCTTGTATTGATTACCGGGTCCTTAACAATATCACCATTAAAAATAAGTACCTGCTGGCTCTCCTCAGCTCAGCTTTCGGAGCCCCTGCACAGAG
This genomic window contains:
- the si:ch211-195b15.7 gene encoding synembryn-A; its protein translation is MAVDVEKIIQCITHGDQDSVLTQLDHYNTEFAQCFFFNVEERERRKQQELEEFRRNKVRDYVPDPDSEFGSGDEDREDPDLVLRRRLAEALLRFVRTRLQPSVLSACLRTLRILSRDRQALAPFITDLAILTLASLGGIKTPPLSHHDNEEEEKEIGEETVDSVASNPVTNMDFHVHFIDANSAAPHVSSAPSHTPHCVSEDITEMERTDDIYGVLTRGKRDAREEEDEERSEWCDDGEVWRKEAMKTLCNIIYNSQRAQERASALRLLPGLSEKLKDGIRSVSPPSGQFYELRLLFLLTALRPELRRQLRQERGVSMLTAALEQCLEVQWADVYEVVAWDSESPPVCKEVSQRAIEILKVLFNVTYSSHTQQPDEEDAALYRRLAAVLRHCLLLPCQGEELTEELQGQTVNVLSALPLQCLDVLLSARLSEGSRESGGVNMDCVHSLLLFMERRLDRGHKLKERLTPVLNLLTESCRAHRETRHYFRQQILPPLRDVALRPEQGDTIRNKLVRLMTHVDTELKHCAAELLFVLCKENVGRFVKYTGYGNAAGLLAARGLLSGRSSTPQSKYSSDSDSDTEEYRQARDRINLVTGRVEEPQPDPMEGMSEEEKEAEAVRLVAMFNRLSRDKIIQPMSVTPDGRLAPLCGIMRNSALEEEEEEEEEEEEEEADCEEVD